The uncultured Carboxylicivirga sp. genomic interval GAAAGCCATCAACTCACAAATTATACCGGTAATGATTAATGTTGATGCCCCCAATGCAAAAGAGCTTGTTAAACTCTATAAAGTTGGTGGAACACCTGTAACCATTTTTAGTGATCCTGAAGGAAATGTAATTGATTACGCTGTTGGAAAGATTGGGAAAACAAAATTCCTGGAAATGCTTAAAAATTTGGATGCAACGGCATCATAATATTAGTCCAATGCCGAGGCAATACGTCTTCTTATTCTACTTAGTGATTCGGGCGTTACGCCAATATAACTTGCCAGATGATATTGAGGTATTCGCTGAAATAAGTCGGGCCTCGATTTCATGAGTTTCAAGTAACGTTGCTCTGGCGAATCGGTATAATAAGAGGTCAATGCTTCTTTTTGTTCGGCAAAGGCAGCTTCCATTATGGTTCTGGAAATTGTTTCAAACCGGGGAAAGCGCTTGAAAAGGGCCTGCCCTTGCTGCTCATCTCCTTCCACCACCAAGGTATTTTCTGCACAAATCCAATTGTGCTTTGATGCATTTTGTGGGGTAAAGCTGTTTAATGAAATAGCCCATTGTTCTTCGGTAAAGAAATTAGTCGTTTTTTCTTCTCCATCAGTAAGAATATATTCTCTGACACAACCTTCCAGAATAAAATAGGTTTTGGTTGAGATCTGACCTTCTTCAATCAGGAAGTCACCCTTCTTGAATTTCTTCGTTTGCATACTTTCAGCAATGGCGTCCGCCTCTTCTTTTGAAAGTGGTGATATTCTTGAAAAATAGTCTACTAATTTATTTTGCATAGAAATACGATTTACTCCTTATTCTATTATAGAACTATTATTTATAAAGAAAGTTCCATTGCCAAGCCAAATCTGCGACTTCAATTGATATACAAAGTAGTCTCTGACTATTATTCCTACTTACATTACTATGCCATTGTTTACATGCAACTCCGCTGGAGTTGTACCCAAGAGACGTCTTTTTTAATATTCTATAGACATGCAACTTCTCTGAAGTTGATAACTACCACAAGAGGCATTGCGGAAGGAAATAAAAAAGCCATTCAACCCTCTTCTGGGTTGGTAATTTATTATTTTGACACCACGGGTTTCACCCGCGGCTATTATTGTTTATGTCCTTCAGACATACTTATAAACTGAATACATAAATTACAACTAAAGAGGTTATCACACTAATCATTGAAAACCATAAAGCTGACCTATTGCAGGTGCGGTGGGTGTCCACGAATGGCGCGGGCTTTTGGAAATAGGGCCCTGGTTCGGGGCGGACTGTGGGTAAGCTATTTCAAAAAGGCAGCATTCGTGGTGAATTTTCTTTGTCACCTTTCTTTGTTTGGCAGACAAAGAAAGTGGGTTAAGCAAAGTCTTTGACTTCGATTGATATACAAAGTAGTCTCTGACTATTATTCCTGCTTATATTGCTTTATTTAGTAGTTACAAACTTCGCCGAGCGTTATTTTTGTGACTACGGTGAGTAAAGGGGAAGGCAAAACAATTAAAACGTTGATGTATAGCATCGTCTCCTTCTCCTGACAGGAGAAGGCCGATATGAGGTGTTTAATACGAAACATTGGACCTAAAAAAAAGGAATAGTAAAAAGATTCTTTTTTACCTACTTTTTATCTTCAGCTACAGAATGTTACCTATCGGAGTTAGTTTGCCGTTAGAGCAAGAAGTTGTGGCTATAACTATAATTGCAATAATTAATTTGTTCATATTCATAAATTATCTCCTTTTGTTTGTAACGGGTTTGTTGATGCCTCTCTACCACCTTGGCTAAAAAAAAGTAACTCGTGTTGCACTTGCGTCAAGCCTAGCTTTATTTTCAGCATATTGGTCGCTATTATTGGTTCAAATCTGCTCTCTCTAAAATTAATCTGGCTATTTCTTTATAGTTCTCAACTCCAATAATTCTACTATAAACTTTTTCTCCATCACTATTGGTATCTCCGTTATCTATTAGAATAGTTCCAACATTCTTTCCGGATTCATAAAATGCTTGTCTATATATAACCTCTTTAATTGAGTTGTATCTAATTACATTCATCTCGCTTTGAAATAATACCGAAATCTTTGTAATATGGATGCCAGACGAATCAATCATATAATTGATCTTATCATGTATCAATCTATAGTGGAATAACATATAAAGTCCACATATAATCATTATTGCTCCAACTGTATGTATGTCATTTAAATCAAATGGATAATTAAAAAACAATCCGAAACCAATAAGAAAAAAGGAGAAATAGCTGTTTCTTAAAACAAATGTTAGTCTGTCGGGTCGTAGTTTTATTATTTCATCTGTGTTTTTTAATCGCCCCATCTGTAAAGAGCTAATTTCATTTTTATTCATTCTGTCTTTTTGCTGTCGAATAAATTGAAATACTCCCATCAACATCAGAATACCACTTAATATGGGAATAACTACATTAGACTGAAAATCATTGCAACGATTAAATTGCTCGAATTTAAT includes:
- a CDS encoding Crp/Fnr family transcriptional regulator, giving the protein MQNKLVDYFSRISPLSKEEADAIAESMQTKKFKKGDFLIEEGQISTKTYFILEGCVREYILTDGEEKTTNFFTEEQWAISLNSFTPQNASKHNWICAENTLVVEGDEQQGQALFKRFPRFETISRTIMEAAFAEQKEALTSYYTDSPEQRYLKLMKSRPDLFQRIPQYHLASYIGVTPESLSRIRRRIASALD
- a CDS encoding PH domain-containing protein; amino-acid sequence: MKAIVKDYGDSLFLIILGIAMILITRNPESYSPENTDFIDGVLSEDPKEGVHDESEDYIGVWVKGYDNFYEFSSCSYNDRIAADVKQLRAGDQISFYAKKDNSSITFPWKGKKYKTYGICDASSPKVGKIIKFEQFNRCNDFQSNVVIPILSGILMLMGVFQFIRQQKDRMNKNEISSLQMGRLKNTDEIIKLRPDRLTFVLRNSYFSFFLIGFGLFFNYPFDLNDIHTVGAIMIICGLYMLFHYRLIHDKINYMIDSSGIHITKISVLFQSEMNVIRYNSIKEVIYRQAFYESGKNVGTILIDNGDTNSDGEKVYSRIIGVENYKEIARLILERADLNQ